A single region of the Etheostoma spectabile isolate EspeVRDwgs_2016 unplaced genomic scaffold, UIUC_Espe_1.0 scaffold00009189, whole genome shotgun sequence genome encodes:
- the LOC116679040 gene encoding GTPase IMAP family member 9, producing MDSNSGLIRNNEEMRIVMVGKTGIGKSATGNTILGRECFKSESESVTTDCSKGKAEVEGQQVAVIDTPGLFDTRFDMDRATKAIDQCVSYAAPGPHVFLVVIRLGRYTPEEKQTVQWIQDIFGQAADRYSMVLFTHGDLLKDTTIEDFLKGSPDLQELVTRCNGQYHVFNNKLRDRSQVSELLQKIRSLTQKNGGSHYTNQMFQEAGRPSK from the exons ATGGACAGCAACTCTG GTTTGATCAGAAACAATGAGGAAATGAGGATCGTGATGGTGGGGAAGACTGGGATTGGGAAAAGTGCGACTGGAAACACCATTCTGGGACGAGAGTGCTTTAAATCAGAGTCAGAGTCTGTGACTACAGACTGTTCCAAGGGCAAAGCTGAGGTGGAGGGGCAACAGGTGGCTGTCATCGACACCCCAGGCCTGTTTGACACCAGGTTTGACATGGATAGAGCAACTAAAGCTATAGACCAGTGCGTCTCTTACGCTGCTCCTGGACCCCATGTGTTCCTGGTGGTCATCCGGCTGGGCAGATACACTCCAGAGGAAAAGCAGACAGTGCAATGGATTCAAGACATCTTTGGACAGGCTGCAGACAGATACAGCATGGTCCTCTTCACTCATGGAGACCTTCTTAAAGACACAACTATTGAAGACTTCTTGAAGGGTTCCCCAGACCTGCAAGAACTCGTGACCAGATGTAATGGCCAGTACCATGTCTTCAATAATAAGCTGAGGGATCGCTCTCAGGTCTCTGAGCTGCTCCAGAAGATCAGAAGTCTGACCCAGAAGAACGGAGGAAGCCACTACACAAACCAGATGTTCCAAGAGGCTGGAAGGCCCTCAAAGTAG